From a single Cyclobacterium marinum DSM 745 genomic region:
- a CDS encoding UxaA family hydrolase translates to MVHKVLRIHPDDNVLVALTDLKKGEIIQFENNEITLKNSVSAKHKFTITDLDQGDQVYMYGIIVGKALSPIASGEVITTTNLAHQTATYTGKRKDFKWNAPDVSKWKNRTFDGYHRPDGQVGTANYWLVVPLVFCENRNVEIMKQAFVEELGFAKPNPYKSFVKQMKQLYLEGDKEGLKQVGVETLEQVGEDKLFKNIDGIKFLTHNGGCGGTRQDSEALCALIAGYINNPNVAGATILSLGCQNAQPAILKEKLANIDPDFKKPVIILEQQEEGTEPQLLTKAIQSTFLAMTEADQLERKPAPLSQLTIGLECGGSDGFSGISANPSLGQVSDIMAALGGKTILSEFPELCGVEQELINRCTTDENAEKFVRLMRAYAASAEAVGSGFDMNPSPGNIKDGLITDAIKSAGAAKKGGTSPIVDILDYTEIVTKPGLSLLCSPGNDVESTTAMAGSGANIILFTTGLGTPTGNPITPVIKVSSNHKLSEKMADIIDVNTGGIISGEKTIPEMGDELLEYIIQVASGTNKAKAVLLNQDDFIPWKRGVSL, encoded by the coding sequence ATGGTGCATAAAGTTTTACGAATTCATCCCGACGACAACGTTTTGGTTGCGTTAACGGACCTTAAAAAAGGCGAAATTATCCAATTTGAAAACAATGAAATTACATTAAAAAATAGTGTTTCTGCCAAACACAAATTTACCATTACTGATCTGGACCAAGGTGATCAGGTGTACATGTATGGTATTATTGTAGGTAAAGCCTTATCCCCGATTGCCTCAGGAGAGGTGATTACTACCACTAACTTGGCCCATCAGACAGCAACTTACACCGGCAAAAGGAAAGATTTTAAATGGAATGCACCAGACGTCAGTAAATGGAAAAACCGAACATTTGATGGATACCATAGACCTGACGGACAAGTTGGAACTGCCAATTATTGGCTGGTGGTACCATTGGTTTTTTGTGAAAACCGGAATGTGGAAATCATGAAACAAGCCTTTGTAGAGGAATTAGGTTTTGCTAAACCCAACCCCTACAAGTCCTTTGTAAAGCAAATGAAGCAACTTTACTTGGAGGGTGACAAAGAAGGTTTGAAACAAGTTGGCGTTGAAACCTTGGAACAAGTCGGTGAGGATAAGCTTTTTAAAAACATTGATGGAATAAAATTCCTCACGCACAATGGCGGTTGTGGGGGCACTAGACAAGACTCTGAAGCACTCTGTGCTTTGATTGCAGGCTATATCAATAATCCAAACGTAGCTGGGGCCACTATTTTGAGCTTGGGTTGTCAAAATGCTCAACCTGCAATCCTTAAAGAAAAATTGGCCAATATCGATCCGGACTTTAAAAAACCTGTAATCATTTTAGAACAGCAGGAAGAAGGTACAGAACCCCAATTACTTACCAAAGCCATTCAATCCACTTTCTTGGCGATGACAGAAGCAGATCAATTGGAGAGAAAACCAGCTCCTTTGAGTCAATTGACAATAGGACTGGAATGTGGAGGATCTGATGGATTTTCAGGAATTTCTGCCAACCCATCTTTGGGTCAAGTCTCTGATATAATGGCTGCTTTGGGAGGTAAAACCATTCTTTCTGAGTTTCCCGAGCTCTGCGGTGTAGAACAAGAATTGATCAATAGGTGCACTACTGATGAAAATGCTGAGAAGTTTGTCCGATTGATGCGTGCTTATGCAGCTTCAGCTGAAGCTGTAGGTTCAGGTTTCGATATGAATCCCAGTCCCGGAAATATCAAAGATGGTCTGATTACAGATGCAATAAAATCAGCCGGAGCTGCCAAAAAAGGTGGCACCTCCCCCATAGTTGATATTCTCGACTATACTGAGATTGTCACTAAACCCGGTTTAAGTTTGCTATGCTCCCCCGGCAATGATGTAGAAAGTACCACAGCCATGGCAGGTTCCGGTGCCAACATTATTTTATTTACTACCGGCTTGGGCACCCCTACAGGCAATCCCATTACCCCTGTGATTAAAGTTTCTTCCAATCATAAGCTTTCTGAAAAAATGGCTGACATTATTGATGTCAATACAGGAGGAATTATTTCGGGCGAAAAAACCATTCCTGAAATGGGAGATGAATTGTTGGAGTAC
- a CDS encoding TRAP transporter substrate-binding protein has protein sequence MLKLKKTNFPIYLSMLLLAALLVSCSKPGGVRVLKLGHGLDTSHPVHAAMLYLAEKAEEKSNGEMIVQVYPNQQLGTERELVELLQIGSLAMTKVSTAAMEGFAPEIKILGQPYLFKDDAQQARVLEGPIGKQLLAAGEKYWLKGLCFYDGGKRSFYTKDKPVMVPQDIEGLKIRVMESPTAVNMVQSFGGSPTPVSFGELYTALQQGIVDGAENNPPSFVTSRHYEVCKYYSLNEHTAIPDMMIVSTKVWDLLSEEEKTWLQEAADESAVYQYKLWEESVAESMKILEEAGVEVLHPDKEPFRKEAEKVYELMEETDPEMYKLVQEIRKY, from the coding sequence ATGCTGAAATTAAAAAAGACAAATTTCCCAATCTACCTCAGTATGCTGCTTTTGGCAGCCCTACTGGTGAGCTGCTCAAAACCCGGAGGGGTTAGGGTATTAAAGCTCGGCCATGGATTGGATACCAGCCACCCGGTTCATGCAGCCATGCTTTATTTAGCAGAAAAAGCCGAAGAAAAATCCAATGGAGAAATGATTGTTCAAGTTTACCCCAACCAACAATTAGGAACGGAGAGGGAACTTGTGGAGTTGCTACAAATTGGTAGCTTGGCCATGACCAAAGTTTCTACTGCTGCCATGGAGGGATTTGCTCCCGAAATTAAAATACTAGGACAACCTTATTTATTCAAGGATGATGCTCAACAAGCTAGGGTTTTGGAAGGCCCCATAGGGAAGCAACTTTTGGCTGCCGGAGAGAAATATTGGTTGAAAGGCTTGTGTTTTTACGATGGTGGTAAACGAAGTTTTTATACCAAAGACAAACCTGTAATGGTTCCTCAAGATATTGAGGGATTGAAAATTAGGGTCATGGAAAGTCCTACTGCAGTAAATATGGTGCAGAGCTTTGGTGGTTCGCCCACTCCTGTATCCTTTGGTGAACTATATACGGCATTGCAACAAGGGATTGTGGATGGGGCAGAAAATAACCCGCCCAGCTTTGTTACTTCCCGCCATTATGAAGTATGTAAATATTATTCTTTAAATGAACATACGGCTATTCCCGATATGATGATTGTTAGTACCAAAGTTTGGGACCTTTTATCCGAGGAGGAAAAAACATGGTTGCAAGAGGCTGCTGATGAATCGGCTGTTTATCAGTACAAACTATGGGAAGAATCTGTTGCTGAATCAATGAAGATTCTAGAAGAAGCCGGTGTGGAGGTTTTACATCCCGACAAAGAGCCTTTTAGAAAAGAGGCAGAAAAGGTCTATGAATTAATGGAAGAAACGGATCCGGAAATGTATAAATTGGTACAAGAAATCAGAAAATATTAA
- a CDS encoding TRAP transporter small permease produces MVSFKSKLDKVVGVMLMVIMAVMVMNVTWQVFSRYVIQSPSSFTDELSRYLLVWLGMLGAAYVAGQGNHLAIDILPTKLTGEAKRKLLMVINVVIILFVIPVMIMGGTNLVYITFILEQKSATLQLPLAYVYMMIPFSGLLVLFYQLVDLKILMNQKNSQNS; encoded by the coding sequence ATGGTCAGTTTTAAATCAAAGTTAGATAAAGTTGTAGGGGTCATGCTTATGGTCATAATGGCTGTAATGGTGATGAATGTAACCTGGCAGGTCTTTTCCAGGTACGTTATCCAATCTCCAAGTTCGTTTACAGATGAGCTTTCGAGGTATTTGTTGGTTTGGCTAGGTATGCTAGGGGCTGCTTATGTGGCCGGCCAAGGTAATCACTTGGCAATTGATATATTGCCAACCAAATTGACAGGAGAAGCAAAAAGAAAATTATTGATGGTCATCAATGTGGTAATAATATTATTTGTAATTCCTGTGATGATTATGGGAGGGACCAATTTGGTTTATATAACTTTTATTTTGGAACAGAAATCCGCGACCCTTCAATTGCCATTGGCTTATGTGTATATGATGATCCCATTCTCAGGTTTATTGGTTCTTTTTTATCAACTGGTAGACCTTAAAATATTAATGAACCAAAAGAATTCCCAAAATAGCTAA
- a CDS encoding TRAP transporter large permease, whose protein sequence is MEEYLSILILIVSFIILMGIGVPVAWALGFSSFLTLTVTIASVPSATTIAQRMGVGLDSFALLAIPFFILAGEIMNKGGIANRLIDLAKAMTGRLPGGLLYVNVIAAMLFGAIAGSAAAAASAIGGILGPRMEKEGYPRELGASVNITASTTGLIIPPSNVLIVYSLASGGVSIAALFIAGYIPGLLIGMFLMITAAIFIKKHKLKPGEPTSVKELASKFLAAFPSLMLLVVVIGGIVIGVFTATEASAIAVVYTLVLSFIYGEIKLSNLPAILLKSSETTAIVMLLIATSMSMSWAMSSENIPQSISSALLTLSDNKFVILIMINLILLFVGTFMDMTPAVLIFTPIFLPAVVTLGIDPVHFGIMMVLNLCIGVCTPPVGSVLFIGVGVAKTTIAKVFFPLLPFFVAMLLGLLIITLVPELTLWLPSVFGL, encoded by the coding sequence ATGGAAGAATATTTAAGCATACTTATACTGATTGTTAGTTTTATTATTCTGATGGGCATAGGGGTGCCTGTTGCTTGGGCCCTGGGGTTTTCAAGTTTTCTTACCCTAACGGTCACCATTGCCTCAGTTCCTTCCGCCACCACAATTGCCCAAAGAATGGGAGTGGGGCTGGATAGTTTTGCCTTACTTGCCATTCCATTTTTTATCTTAGCAGGTGAAATTATGAACAAAGGAGGAATAGCCAACCGACTAATTGATTTGGCGAAGGCCATGACTGGAAGGCTTCCTGGTGGCTTATTGTACGTAAATGTTATTGCAGCCATGCTATTTGGAGCCATTGCAGGATCTGCAGCAGCAGCGGCTTCGGCCATTGGAGGAATTTTGGGTCCTCGTATGGAAAAAGAAGGTTACCCAAGAGAACTTGGCGCCTCTGTAAATATTACTGCCTCTACCACCGGTTTGATTATTCCTCCATCGAATGTGCTTATCGTTTATTCTTTAGCCAGTGGAGGTGTTTCTATTGCAGCATTATTTATCGCAGGTTATATTCCCGGTTTGCTCATTGGGATGTTCTTGATGATTACTGCAGCAATCTTTATTAAAAAGCACAAGCTTAAGCCCGGAGAGCCCACCAGTGTTAAAGAATTGGCCTCCAAATTTTTGGCAGCCTTTCCTAGCCTAATGCTTTTGGTTGTGGTGATTGGGGGGATTGTCATTGGGGTATTTACTGCTACAGAAGCTTCTGCTATTGCTGTTGTTTATACTTTGGTCCTTTCCTTTATATATGGTGAAATAAAACTAAGTAACCTTCCGGCCATCTTATTGAAAAGTTCAGAAACCACAGCCATAGTGATGTTACTGATCGCTACTTCAATGAGTATGTCTTGGGCAATGTCCAGTGAAAATATCCCTCAATCAATAAGTTCAGCTCTATTGACCTTGAGTGATAATAAATTTGTAATATTAATTATGATTAATTTAATCTTACTTTTCGTTGGAACGTTTATGGACATGACTCCGGCAGTTTTAATCTTTACCCCGATCTTTTTACCTGCAGTGGTAACTTTGGGTATTGACCCTGTTCATTTTGGAATCATGATGGTTTTGAATTTATGTATAGGAGTCTGTACGCCTCCTGTTGGCTCAGTGTTGTTTATTGGGGTGGGAGTAGCCAAAACTACCATCGCCAAGGTTTTCTTCCCTTTGCTCCCTTTCTTTGTAGCCATGTTATTAGGGCTTCTTATCATCACATTGGTGCCGGAGCTTACACTTTGGTTGCCTTCCGTGTTTGGATTGTAA
- a CDS encoding helix-turn-helix transcriptional regulator translates to MKNNLKVLRAQKNWTQADLADSLAVSRQTINAIEKGKFDPSLPLAFRIAKLFGCTIEEIFDDESEN, encoded by the coding sequence ATGAAAAATAATTTAAAAGTTCTCCGTGCTCAAAAAAATTGGACGCAAGCGGATCTCGCAGACAGCCTGGCTGTTTCTCGACAAACCATTAATGCCATTGAGAAGGGGAAATTTGATCCAAGTCTGCCGCTTGCCTTCCGAATCGCCAAACTATTTGGCTGCACTATTGAAGAAATATTTGATGATGAAAGCGAAAATTGA
- a CDS encoding PSD1 and planctomycete cytochrome C domain-containing protein: protein MLVFSVLLSCNQESNQALPAQVDFNFHIKPILVQKCYLCHGPDPSSREAGLRLDLKEGATMRLESGNTAIVPAAVHQSALIDRITSDDPEVVMPPPSLKQDLSDYEVALIKKWIEEGAEYEPHWAFMPPETNKKVGKGDFSEQIDALINEKIDEKGLEISGKADKYQLIRRLSFVLTGLPPDIERVKQFVVDERPEAYTALVDEYLNHPAFGEKWASHWMDVVRYAETKGHEFDYQIQGAWRFRDYLIRAFNQDVPYDQLLKEQLMGDILSPPRENPVSGENESSLGTMFFTMSEGTHSPVDIKKDEADRIDNMIDVVGKSFQGLTVACAKCHDHKFDPIPTADYYGLYGMLGSTRFSPLPVGNAQIKFNTVSKATELKRKIKSLMAKEWAVPTDVDSIPVRFVNIKTVPESAKTVDVIADFRGLNLQGWKADGLAFGASTALGEPIFSSTSKTLKALSPGFASSQQFGRGIWGALRSPDFTVDKNFIGVKARGKGASIRIVMENFQLISYPIYGGLDQKVNDEVWQNYTFDLSAWKGRKVYIEILPGSFVRHQYIQKEDAYIEAEYAISFNEVWQTPELNDSETEVPFSQAVKHWVNGESSAKEIAFLNEKITKGKLKKDFPSALALKMECDSLGRLVKDSVFIQGVTEGFGGESSIFIRGNHSDPSKEKVPRIFLSGIFESQQPYRGKGSGRQQMVEMMLASDNPLTSRVMVNRIWHHVFGKGLVETVDNFGLQGKLPTHPELLDYLALAFVQNSWSIKTMIKNMVLTQAFQRSTYVGSMAMDPDNLYLSRYSIRRLEAEGIRDAVLKAAGTLDRTMFGKPVPVHLTDFMQGRGRPGDSGPLDGNGRRSVYLEVRRNFLDRMMTAFDRPTPFTTFGKRDVTNVPAQSLFLMNDPFIAEQANHMAIKLLNNRDLIKDEDKINDAYLRAFARLPSADEMSKGLAFVNKTKIQLSSHAQTDKDLDVLAWKEYCHALFNMKSFIYLM from the coding sequence ATGCTAGTTTTTTCCGTATTACTTTCTTGTAACCAAGAAAGCAATCAAGCTTTACCTGCCCAAGTAGATTTTAATTTTCATATTAAACCAATCCTCGTGCAGAAATGCTACCTCTGCCACGGGCCTGATCCAAGTAGTAGAGAGGCAGGTCTTCGTTTAGACCTAAAAGAAGGTGCCACCATGCGCTTGGAAAGTGGTAATACTGCCATTGTACCTGCTGCTGTTCATCAAAGCGCTCTGATTGATCGGATTACAAGTGATGATCCCGAAGTGGTAATGCCGCCTCCCTCTTTAAAGCAAGATTTGTCTGATTATGAGGTGGCCCTTATTAAAAAATGGATAGAAGAAGGTGCTGAATATGAGCCTCATTGGGCTTTTATGCCTCCGGAGACGAACAAAAAAGTGGGAAAGGGTGACTTTAGTGAACAAATTGATGCCTTGATTAATGAAAAAATTGACGAAAAGGGCCTCGAGATAAGTGGTAAAGCAGATAAATACCAGTTGATACGAAGGTTGTCATTTGTTTTAACAGGCCTTCCCCCGGATATAGAAAGGGTGAAGCAGTTTGTAGTCGATGAGCGTCCGGAAGCTTATACAGCGTTGGTAGATGAATACCTTAATCATCCTGCATTTGGAGAAAAATGGGCCAGTCATTGGATGGATGTGGTGAGGTATGCAGAGACCAAAGGTCATGAGTTTGATTATCAAATTCAGGGAGCTTGGAGATTTAGGGATTATTTAATTCGGGCCTTTAATCAAGATGTTCCCTATGATCAATTACTGAAAGAACAGCTTATGGGAGATATTCTTTCACCTCCCCGAGAAAATCCCGTTTCAGGAGAAAATGAATCATCCTTAGGAACCATGTTTTTTACGATGAGTGAAGGAACCCATAGTCCGGTAGATATTAAAAAGGATGAGGCTGACCGGATAGACAATATGATAGATGTGGTAGGAAAAAGCTTTCAAGGTTTGACGGTGGCTTGTGCCAAATGTCACGACCATAAATTTGATCCTATACCTACTGCAGATTATTATGGACTTTATGGAATGCTAGGAAGTACCAGGTTCAGTCCTTTACCGGTAGGAAATGCCCAAATAAAATTTAATACGGTTTCAAAAGCCACTGAATTAAAGAGAAAAATTAAATCCTTGATGGCCAAAGAATGGGCTGTGCCTACGGATGTAGACAGTATACCAGTCCGGTTTGTAAATATTAAGACAGTACCGGAATCAGCTAAAACTGTAGATGTTATTGCTGATTTTAGAGGGTTAAATTTACAAGGTTGGAAAGCAGATGGTTTGGCTTTTGGAGCTAGTACTGCTTTAGGGGAACCAATATTTTCATCTACCTCAAAGACCTTAAAAGCCTTATCGCCGGGATTTGCCTCCAGTCAACAATTTGGCAGAGGGATTTGGGGAGCTTTGAGGTCCCCGGATTTTACAGTTGACAAGAATTTCATTGGTGTTAAAGCGAGGGGTAAAGGCGCAAGTATCCGTATCGTAATGGAAAATTTTCAATTGATAAGTTACCCTATTTATGGTGGTTTGGATCAAAAAGTGAATGATGAAGTTTGGCAAAACTATACTTTTGATCTAAGTGCCTGGAAAGGACGCAAGGTATATATTGAAATTCTACCCGGATCCTTTGTCAGACATCAATACATCCAGAAAGAGGATGCCTATATAGAGGCTGAATATGCAATTTCATTTAATGAAGTATGGCAAACGCCAGAATTAAATGATTCAGAAACTGAGGTTCCCTTTTCTCAAGCGGTTAAGCATTGGGTGAATGGGGAAAGCTCCGCAAAAGAAATTGCCTTTCTCAATGAGAAAATAACTAAAGGGAAGTTGAAAAAGGATTTTCCATCTGCACTGGCTTTAAAAATGGAGTGCGATTCCCTAGGAAGATTGGTAAAAGACAGTGTTTTTATTCAGGGAGTGACAGAGGGGTTTGGAGGAGAAAGTTCCATTTTTATCCGTGGAAATCATTCGGATCCTAGTAAAGAAAAGGTTCCTAGAATTTTCCTTTCAGGAATATTTGAATCCCAACAGCCTTATCGCGGAAAGGGGAGTGGCAGACAGCAGATGGTTGAAATGATGCTGGCTTCGGATAATCCGCTTACCTCTAGAGTAATGGTGAATAGAATTTGGCACCATGTTTTCGGCAAAGGTCTGGTAGAAACAGTGGATAATTTTGGTCTTCAAGGTAAGTTACCTACTCATCCGGAATTATTGGATTATTTGGCTCTGGCATTTGTCCAAAATTCATGGTCTATAAAGACCATGATAAAAAATATGGTGCTTACACAAGCTTTTCAAAGGAGTACTTACGTAGGTAGCATGGCCATGGATCCAGACAATTTATACCTGAGCCGTTATTCTATTAGGCGACTTGAGGCCGAAGGAATCAGGGATGCTGTTTTAAAAGCAGCGGGCACCTTGGATCGTACCATGTTTGGTAAGCCGGTACCTGTCCACTTGACTGACTTTATGCAAGGAAGGGGAAGACCAGGAGATTCTGGGCCATTAGATGGAAATGGAAGGAGGTCAGTTTATCTGGAAGTTAGAAGAAACTTTTTGGATCGCATGATGACGGCCTTTGACAGGCCTACTCCCTTTACTACTTTCGGAAAGCGAGATGTAACCAATGTACCTGCTCAATCTTTGTTTTTAATGAATGACCCATTTATTGCCGAACAGGCAAATCATATGGCGATTAAACTATTGAATAATAGGGATTTGATAAAAGATGAAGATAAGATTAATGATGCTTATTTGAGAGCTTTTGCAAGACTCCCTTCAGCTGATGAAATGAGTAAGGGATTGGCTTTTGTCAATAAAACCAAAATTCAGTTGTCAAGTCATGCACAAACAGATAAAGACCTAGATGTTTTGGCATGGAAAGAATATTGCCATGCTTTATTTAATATGAAATCATTTATTTATTTAATGTAA
- a CDS encoding DUF1501 domain-containing protein — protein MLKISSCGFGSLALMGMMGSLGSACKSTDPESQALLSQLAKAPNFLPKAKNVIFLYMDGGVSQVDSFDPKPRLTKENGMDPKFKIDATQFNNNGKILKSPWEFKQYGESGLAVSELFPHIAGCADDLALIRSMVSDFPEHTNANYFLHTGSGLQGRPSMGAWVNYGLGTENSNLPGYVVLDGGLIPPGGVDNFKNGFLPADYQASIMKTGHTPVANIKPDSISAKYQKQKLDFIHEMDAQEEGSSSEIEAAIKNYELAYHMQSSVPELTEFSAESKATQKLYGLFDEDLNTRNYGAQCLMARRLVERGVRFVELTCPYMSGIDRWDQHHSLKDGHERNAHAVDQPIAGLLKDLKSRGLLEETLVVWTGEFGRTPFAQGADGRDHNPSAFSMWMAGAGIKKGAIYGQTDEYGYRVIENPVTIHDLHATILSLLGVDHKQLTYHFGGRDFRLTDVHGNVVKDILA, from the coding sequence ATGTTGAAAATAAGTAGCTGTGGATTTGGATCTTTGGCACTCATGGGGATGATGGGGAGCTTAGGTAGTGCTTGTAAATCTACAGATCCAGAGTCACAAGCCTTGCTGAGTCAGTTGGCCAAAGCACCCAATTTCCTTCCAAAGGCTAAAAATGTGATCTTTTTGTACATGGATGGAGGGGTCTCTCAAGTTGATTCATTTGATCCCAAACCCCGCCTTACTAAAGAAAATGGGATGGATCCTAAATTCAAGATAGATGCCACTCAGTTTAATAACAATGGTAAAATTCTTAAAAGCCCTTGGGAATTTAAGCAGTATGGTGAATCCGGTTTAGCTGTAAGTGAATTGTTTCCCCATATAGCCGGTTGTGCGGATGATTTGGCTTTGATCCGATCCATGGTTTCAGATTTTCCGGAACATACCAATGCCAATTATTTTCTTCATACAGGAAGTGGTTTGCAAGGGAGGCCCAGTATGGGGGCTTGGGTTAATTACGGTTTGGGGACAGAAAACAGCAACTTGCCGGGGTATGTGGTGTTGGATGGAGGCTTAATACCACCGGGCGGAGTTGATAATTTTAAAAATGGATTTTTGCCTGCAGACTATCAAGCATCTATTATGAAAACAGGCCATACACCAGTGGCGAATATCAAGCCTGATAGTATCTCAGCAAAATATCAAAAGCAAAAGTTGGACTTTATACATGAAATGGATGCCCAAGAGGAGGGGAGTTCAAGTGAAATTGAGGCTGCAATAAAAAATTATGAATTGGCTTATCATATGCAGTCTTCAGTACCCGAATTGACAGAATTTTCTGCAGAAAGTAAGGCCACACAAAAATTATACGGACTATTCGATGAAGATTTGAATACGAGGAATTATGGTGCCCAATGTTTAATGGCGAGAAGACTGGTGGAAAGAGGTGTTCGGTTTGTGGAGCTCACCTGTCCTTATATGAGTGGGATTGATCGATGGGATCAGCATCATAGCCTTAAGGATGGGCATGAACGAAATGCTCATGCTGTAGATCAGCCTATTGCAGGATTACTAAAAGATCTAAAATCCAGAGGGCTATTGGAAGAAACTTTGGTAGTCTGGACAGGAGAATTTGGGCGAACCCCTTTTGCTCAAGGTGCTGATGGGAGGGATCATAACCCCTCTGCTTTTAGTATGTGGATGGCTGGTGCCGGAATAAAAAAAGGTGCTATTTATGGCCAAACAGATGAATATGGATATAGAGTAATAGAAAATCCAGTTACCATTCACGATCTTCACGCCACCATACTATCATTGTTGGGAGTAGACCATAAACAATTAACCTATCATTTTGGGGGAAGAGACTTTCGATTAACTGATGTTCATGGAAATGTGGTGAAAGACATTCTGGCCTAA
- a CDS encoding M14 family zinc carboxypeptidase translates to MLLNKLIPYIFFAILLFVTQELRSQEVLMNPLRVGTANKLNFANRTAHIPTIESDFPGGNVIIEKILGDTIFFKPDLRDTPREWFYWCFSVKNTSNKKWFFKTTKPNVLSNMGAAYSTDGGYNWHWIDQENHLGSDLFSYSFSGDGKPVMLSMGMAYTQKNFDKFMMKYNSSKYIKNAVLSTTRGGREVEQLLISDFGVKPKFKVLFTARAHAGEMMSNYIIEGMIDALHSEDPLMKKLLEKAEIMIIPFLDKDGVEQGDQGKYRSPRDHNRDYSGKSLYTSTRAIREEIPKWLAGLPWIGIDLHNPWIKGENNEWVYFVGNEDERIAAAQENFVKTLIQVQRGPLKMDSKTGFLAFGTAWNKGSNYEQGYSFSKWASGFLDEGLIMTGTLEFPFGINNGQVVTQEKARLFGKDLIIGLSEYLDF, encoded by the coding sequence ATGTTATTGAATAAATTGATTCCATATATTTTTTTTGCCATCCTCCTGTTTGTCACCCAAGAGCTACGCAGCCAAGAAGTGTTAATGAATCCCTTAAGAGTAGGGACCGCAAACAAACTGAATTTTGCCAATAGAACGGCTCATATCCCAACAATAGAAAGTGATTTCCCGGGAGGGAATGTTATTATTGAAAAGATTTTAGGCGATACCATTTTTTTTAAACCTGATCTCAGAGATACCCCAAGAGAATGGTTTTACTGGTGTTTTTCTGTTAAAAACACGTCCAATAAAAAATGGTTTTTTAAAACTACCAAGCCTAATGTTTTGAGCAATATGGGAGCTGCTTACAGCACAGATGGCGGTTATAATTGGCATTGGATTGATCAGGAAAATCACCTTGGGTCGGATCTTTTTAGTTATAGTTTTTCGGGAGATGGGAAACCTGTTATGTTAAGTATGGGGATGGCTTATACCCAAAAAAACTTTGATAAGTTTATGATGAAGTACAATTCTTCCAAATACATTAAAAATGCTGTACTCAGTACCACGCGTGGAGGAAGAGAAGTGGAACAGCTACTGATAAGCGATTTTGGAGTTAAGCCAAAGTTTAAGGTATTGTTTACAGCTAGAGCACATGCCGGAGAAATGATGAGCAATTACATTATAGAAGGGATGATTGATGCATTACATTCTGAAGATCCTTTGATGAAAAAACTTTTAGAAAAGGCTGAAATAATGATAATCCCTTTTTTAGATAAGGATGGAGTTGAACAAGGGGATCAAGGTAAGTACCGCAGTCCCAGAGATCATAATCGAGATTATTCAGGAAAAAGCCTTTATACAAGTACAAGGGCAATACGGGAGGAGATTCCGAAATGGTTGGCAGGTTTACCATGGATAGGGATCGATCTCCACAATCCTTGGATTAAGGGAGAAAACAATGAATGGGTTTATTTTGTAGGGAATGAAGACGAGCGAATAGCTGCGGCCCAAGAGAACTTCGTTAAGACGCTGATTCAAGTTCAGAGAGGGCCATTAAAAATGGATAGCAAAACAGGTTTCCTTGCTTTTGGTACAGCTTGGAATAAGGGGAGCAATTATGAACAAGGCTACTCTTTCAGTAAATGGGCATCAGGATTTTTAGATGAGGGATTGATTATGACCGGCACATTGGAGTTTCCTTTCGGGATCAATAATGGTCAAGTAGTGACCCAAGAAAAAGCCCGTCTATTTGGGAAAGATTTGATAATTGGTCTTTCGGAGTATTTGGATTTTTAG